The following is a genomic window from Armatimonadota bacterium.
GACATGATGGAGGAGCGCGGCTACGTCGGCCCCGCCGACGGTAGCCGCCCGCGCGAAGTCTATTCGGTACCGCTCAGCCGCGGCGGCGTCGCGGTGCAGGAGGCGGGCGATGAGCCGGCGCTCGACGCGGTGGCTGCCGACGCCGAAGGCGCGGCAGACGACGCGCCCGACTTCGATGCTGAGGGCGATACCTAGGCCGAGCCATGGCTCGACCGAGCAACGAGCTGAACGACCTCACCGGCACCGAGTGGATCAAGTTCACGCGCACGTGGTTTGTCTGCGATTCCCCGCGCTACCACCGGAACAAGGACACCGAGCTTCATCCCGCGCGTTTCCCCGAGGAGATGGTAGCCGACTTCCTGCGCTTCTTCACCAAGGAGCGCCAGTTCGTCCTTGATCCATTCGCCGGGTCGGGCGCCACGCTCGTCGCGTGCCTCGAGCAGCGACGGCAGGGCGTCGGCATCGAACTGTCACCGCGTTACGCCGCAGTAGCACAGCGGCGGCTCGTCGAGCTGGATGCAGATGGCCTGTTCGAGCGCGTCATCCAGGGCGACACGACGCAGGTCGCTGATCCGCATCTGTGGGAGCCGCAGCGAGACGACCTGACGCGCGCGGGCCTGCGCTTCGACGACNNNNNNNNNNNNNNNNNNNNNNNNNNNNNNNNNNNNNNNNNNNNNNNNNNNNNNNNNNNNNNNNNNNNNNNNNNNNNNNNNNNNNNNNNNNNNNNNNNNNCGACAGCGCCCGGCGGCTCGTTGATGAGCGCAAAGCAGAGCACCCCCGCTCCGATCGCTGCCGCGCCCATGATGAAGAGGTGCATGTAGTTGCGCGGGAACACGAGCGCACTCTCCTCGCGGAGCACATACCTCACGACAACTGCGGCAGCGATCCCCAGCACCCCGCCGTAGAGCTGACGCTGGCCGAAGAAGGAGCCGATACGGTAGGGGGGTATCGTCTTCGCGACCACGTCCATGAAGGAAATGCCGCCCGCGCCTCCGGCAAAGGTGAACATTGCGAAGAACAGCACGAACAGCGGCAGCAGGAGCCGTGGGTTCCCGCCGAGCAAGTAGAGCGACGCGATGACCGCGCACAGTGACATCATGCGCACCACCGCCATGGCGCGATAGACCGGCAGCTTGCGCGGCATCACCTGGACGTAGTTGGCAACCACAAGCTGCGGCAGCATCCACCCCGCAAGGGCCACGGCTGATACGATGCCCACTGCCAGCCGGGACTGCGTCAGCTCGTTGACGAACGCGGGCAGCACCGTTGAGGGCTCCATGAACGACATGCCCATCTGCCATAGTGCGCCGTTGAGTACGCCGAGGAAGAATGCTCTCTTGTACGAACCAGGGATGCGGCCGGTGTCAGCGGAGCCGGTCGCGGAAGCGTCATCCATGCCGTGTCGTGAATTCGGCGCGGACACGCCGCCGCCCTGCTGCGGCCGATCGGATCAGTCGCCTCGCGTCGAGAATCTTACAACCGCGTAGCTGCCGACCGCCCCAAGCGGGAACGTCACCGGCGAGCCGCGCTCGGCTAACTCGATCGGCTGGGCCTCTGCGTCAGGCGCGTATCGGGTTGCCGACGCGAATTGCCATCCCGCCGGCGCTTCGAGCGTGATGCGCGCGGGCGCGGACGGCGTCACCTGTCCGTGCTCCTTGGCGCTGGCTCGCAGGACGTTGTAGTTGACGATATGCAGCACGACCTCCCCGTCTTTCGCATCGCCGCGGCGATAGGCGTTGAAGCGCAGATAAGGTGCGTGCGATTCCGTCACGCGGAGTCGCCTGCCGGTCGCGTGTTCCAAGTAGCGGACGAACGGTGCGCCGGCGCCGCCCGGCTCCTGCGCGGGCGCGTCGGCCAGCCGCCGGTACACCAACTCGATGTCGGCCAAGTCGTCTTCCTTGAAGTCGTAGACGGCGAACGGGCGCTGGGGTAGGATCGCCCACGGGTCAGTCGCCCACAGCACCTTCCCGCGCCCCAACGCCGCGCGCCTTACCCCGTGCTCGTCGGACGGCACCGCGTCAAACGCCTCCGCGAATGCCGCCGGCTCCCGCGGCCGACACCACGGATCCCGAGTTCCCGCCTCGCCGACGATGAACAGCGTTCCCCCGCCCTCGACATATTCCCGCAGCGCCGAAACCTCCGCGTCGCTGAGGACCCTGCCGCCAGTGAGAACGACGGCGTCGAACTGCACGAGGGCTGCCGAGCGACACACGTCGGTCACGAATTGCCACAGCACCTGTTGCTCGTTGAGGTAGTCGCACGCCCGGTAAATGCCGCGCAGGTGCTCCGGGTCGCTCATGTGCACCTGGTGATAGAGGAACGCGACGCCCACGCGCGCAAACGGTTCGCCGCCTTCGTAGAGTGCACGCTGATCGGCCAGGAAGCGGTTATGGCGATTCGTCACCTCCGGCCACCCCGTGCCGGGCTGGACGAACGCCCCGCCGCCGCTGAAAGCCGCCGCCTCGGCGAGCGCGAGTTCCGAAGACCGCGGGTCATTGCCGACGTAGCACAGCACCACCGCAGGCGAGCCGAACGCGTGGGACAGCTTGTACTGAAGGATGCTGTCCACCACCGCGCCGCGGCCGAGGTGACCGGGGAACAGCATCTCCTCGTACATGATGTACTCGCTCACCGGCGCCCAGAGTTCAACGCTCTTGCCCGTGCCCCGCCGATGATCGGCGCCTTCGAAATGAGCGAAGGGGCCGATGTTGGGGATGATGATGAACCCGGGCCGCACCGCCGCCCCC
Proteins encoded in this region:
- a CDS encoding site-specific DNA-methyltransferase translates to MARPSNELNDLTGTEWIKFTRTWFVCDSPRYHRNKDTELHPARFPEEMVADFLRFFTKERQFVLDPFAGSGATLVACLEQRRQGVGIELSPRYAAVAQRRLVELDADGLFERVIQGDTTQVADPHLWEPQRDDLTRAGLRFDD
- a CDS encoding MFS transporter, whose amino-acid sequence is MDDASATGSADTGRIPGSYKRAFFLGVLNGALWQMGMSFMEPSTVLPAFVNELTQSRLAVGIVSAVALAGWMLPQLVVANYVQVMPRKLPVYRAMAVVRMMSLCAVIASLYLLGGNPRLLLPLFVLFFAMFTFAGGAGGISFMDVVAKTIPPYRIGSFFGQRQLYGGVLGIAAAVVVRYVLREESALVFPRNYMHLFIMGAAAIGAGVLCFALINEPPGAV